One genomic region from Actinocatenispora thailandica encodes:
- a CDS encoding 3-hydroxyacyl-CoA dehydrogenase family protein: protein MAGRLAVVGAGLMGSGIAQVAAQAGWQVDMRDVDDAALARGLAGIEKSLNKFVEKQKISAQDASDALGRIATTTDLGVVAEADLVVEAVFEQVEIKQRVFMELDKLAADGAVLATNTSAIPITTIASVTQRPEYVVGTHFFSPVPMMALVELVRGYQTSDETMATATAFAEGIGKTVVTVNRDIAGFVTTRLICALAMEAARLVENGVISAADLDTACKLGFGHVMGPLATTDLTGVDVLVHATENIYADSKDPKFAPPESLLRMVAAGHLGRKSGQGFYSYE, encoded by the coding sequence ATGGCGGGACGGCTCGCGGTGGTCGGCGCCGGGCTGATGGGCTCCGGCATCGCGCAGGTGGCAGCCCAGGCCGGTTGGCAGGTCGACATGCGCGACGTGGACGACGCGGCGCTGGCGCGCGGCCTGGCCGGCATCGAGAAGTCGCTGAACAAGTTCGTCGAGAAGCAGAAGATCAGCGCGCAGGACGCGTCGGACGCGCTCGGCCGGATCGCCACCACCACCGACCTCGGCGTGGTGGCCGAGGCCGACCTCGTCGTCGAGGCGGTGTTCGAGCAGGTCGAGATCAAGCAGCGGGTCTTCATGGAGCTGGACAAGCTCGCCGCGGACGGCGCGGTGCTGGCCACCAACACCTCGGCGATCCCGATCACCACGATCGCCTCGGTGACCCAGCGGCCCGAGTACGTGGTCGGCACCCACTTCTTCTCGCCGGTGCCGATGATGGCGCTGGTGGAACTGGTCCGCGGGTACCAGACGAGCGACGAGACGATGGCCACCGCGACCGCGTTCGCCGAGGGCATCGGCAAGACCGTGGTGACCGTCAACCGGGACATCGCCGGCTTCGTCACCACCCGGCTGATCTGCGCGCTGGCGATGGAGGCCGCCCGGCTGGTGGAGAACGGCGTGATCAGCGCCGCCGACCTGGACACGGCCTGCAAACTCGGCTTCGGGCACGTGATGGGCCCGCTGGCGACCACCGACCTGACCGGCGTGGACGTGTTGGTGCACGCCACCGAGAACATCTACGCCGACAGCAAGGACCCGAAGTTCGCCCCGCCGGAGTCGCTGCTGCGCATGGTCGCCGCCGGCCACCTGGGCCGCAAGTCGGGTCAGGGCTTCTACTCGTACGAGTAG
- a CDS encoding helix-turn-helix domain-containing protein, with the protein MARESYLPDDRPIVGERIRTWRRYRGMPLKTLAGLAGISVGLLSEVENGKRILDRRSQLTAVAAALQVSTADLTDQPGAPLFPEHAAALATVPAVRSALVLLALDDEHTAGRDLATLRRDTDALQPLRAAARYDKIGPLLPDLLRDLGARSRTGTAAQRREALRLMVRATYCATYTLKYLGHRDLAMTAAQACGRAATELAEPAYLGLAAFTRLHSLPPETKTITGRLAGEAADRLQPHLANADTAQVYGMLHLSAAFAAAVTERADDTRAHLAEADAVAARTGEGEFAGLCFGPTNIGFWRVAIAVELGEGGRVDEIAREIRPEAVDSASRRASFFADLGRGYAQGGADARAVEAFCVAERLAPQRIRASTTVRETVGDILRRARREAGGQQLRALARRVGVV; encoded by the coding sequence ATGGCTCGGGAGTCGTACCTCCCCGATGACCGGCCGATTGTCGGGGAACGCATTCGCACCTGGCGGCGCTACCGCGGCATGCCGCTCAAGACGCTTGCCGGTCTGGCCGGCATCTCCGTCGGGCTGCTGTCGGAGGTGGAGAACGGCAAGCGCATCCTCGACCGGCGATCCCAGCTGACCGCCGTCGCCGCCGCGCTGCAGGTCTCCACCGCCGACCTGACCGACCAACCCGGCGCGCCGCTGTTCCCGGAACACGCCGCCGCGCTGGCCACCGTCCCTGCCGTACGCTCGGCGCTGGTGCTGCTCGCGCTCGACGACGAGCACACCGCCGGCCGCGACCTGGCCACGCTGCGCCGCGACACCGACGCGTTGCAGCCGCTGCGCGCCGCCGCCCGGTACGACAAGATCGGCCCGTTGCTGCCCGACCTGCTGCGCGACCTCGGCGCCCGCAGCCGCACCGGTACCGCGGCGCAGCGCCGGGAGGCGCTGCGGCTGATGGTGCGGGCCACCTACTGCGCGACCTACACCCTCAAATACCTGGGCCACCGCGACCTCGCGATGACCGCCGCGCAGGCGTGCGGGCGGGCCGCCACCGAACTGGCCGAGCCGGCCTACCTCGGGCTCGCCGCGTTCACCCGGCTGCACTCGCTGCCCCCGGAGACCAAGACGATCACCGGCCGGCTCGCCGGCGAGGCCGCCGACCGGCTGCAACCGCACCTGGCGAACGCCGACACCGCCCAGGTGTACGGGATGCTGCACCTGTCCGCGGCGTTCGCCGCCGCCGTGACCGAACGCGCCGACGACACCCGCGCCCACCTGGCCGAGGCCGACGCGGTCGCGGCCCGTACCGGTGAGGGTGAGTTCGCCGGGCTGTGCTTCGGCCCGACCAACATCGGGTTCTGGCGGGTGGCGATCGCCGTCGAGCTGGGTGAGGGCGGCCGGGTCGACGAGATCGCCCGGGAGATCCGGCCGGAGGCGGTCGACTCGGCGTCCCGGCGCGCGTCGTTCTTCGCCGACCTCGGCCGCGGGTACGCGCAGGGCGGCGCGGACGCTCGCGCGGTCGAGGCGTTCTGCGTCGCCGAACGGCTGGCGCCGCAACGCATCCGGGCCTCCACGACGGTGCGCGAGACGGTCGGCGACATCCTGCGCCGGGCCCGCCGGGAGGCCGGTGGCCAACAGCTTCGCGCCCTCGCCCGACGGGTCGGGGTGGTCTGA
- a CDS encoding DNA polymerase ligase N-terminal domain-containing protein yields the protein MAGAPHQLSEYRRRRHFDRTGEPSGQPGGSRERDTDDGLFVIQHHAASTDHYDFRLEVDGVLKSWAVPKGPSTDPRDRRLAVPTEDHPLDYADFEGTIPAGEYGGGTVLVWDTGGYTNTTRRGRDAVSMADGLARGHVTFRLGGTKLTGGYALTRFRGGDHEAWLLVKQDDEGADARRNPVSTQTESVLSGRDLDQIAAADR from the coding sequence ATGGCCGGGGCACCGCACCAGCTGAGCGAGTACCGGCGCCGCCGGCACTTCGACCGCACCGGTGAGCCGTCCGGGCAGCCCGGCGGCTCACGGGAGCGGGACACGGACGACGGGCTGTTCGTCATCCAGCACCACGCCGCGTCGACCGACCACTACGACTTCCGGCTGGAGGTCGACGGGGTGTTGAAGTCCTGGGCGGTACCGAAGGGGCCGTCCACCGATCCGCGGGACCGGCGGCTGGCCGTACCGACCGAGGACCATCCGCTGGACTACGCGGACTTCGAGGGGACCATCCCGGCCGGCGAGTACGGCGGCGGCACCGTGCTGGTGTGGGACACCGGTGGCTACACCAACACGACGCGGCGGGGCCGGGACGCGGTGTCGATGGCCGACGGGCTGGCGCGCGGGCACGTCACGTTCCGGCTGGGCGGCACGAAGCTGACCGGTGGGTACGCGCTGACCCGGTTCCGCGGCGGCGACCACGAGGCGTGGCTGCTGGTCAAGCAGGACGACGAGGGCGCCGACGCGCGCCGCAACCCGGTGTCCACCCAGACCGAGTCGGTGCTGTCCGGCCGCGACCTGGATCAGATCGCGGCGGCGGACCGGTGA